The genomic stretch CTGGAATATTTTTCGTACAAATAGTCCACAGTCTGCTTATCCTTCGCTCTTAATCCTTTTATGAGTTGGTCTTCTTGCAAAAGTTGCCGAGGTTATTAATTGTTTTTGGTCTCTTAAAAAAAGAAACACGAGACAGCTAACCATCTCGTGTCCTAATATTAGGATAAGTTTACCAATTTTACAAATGAATTACCTCATCATATGCGGCAGCCGCTGCTTCCATTACCGCCTCTGACATGGTAGGGTGTGGGTGTACTGTCTTGATCAATTCATGGCCAGTAGTCTCTAACTTCCTGACTGCCACTATTTCAGCAATCATTTCTGTCACATTCGCCCCGATCATGTGTGCGCCCAACAGCTCACCATATTTGGCATCAAAAACTAATTTAACAAAACCATCAGATGCTCCCGCAGCTTTGGCTTTACCAGATGCTGAGAATGGGAATTTACCTATCTTCAGCTCATAACCTGCCTCCTTGGCTTTCTCTTCAGTATAGCCTACAGAAGCGATCTCGGGTACACAGTAGGTACAACCGGGGATATTGTTATAATCCAATGGCTCTGGGCTATGGCCGGCGATCTTCTCTACACAGATGATCCCTTCTGCTGAAGCGACGTGCGCCAAGGCAGGACCAGGAATCACATCTCCAATGGCATAATACCCGGGCATATTGGTCTTGTAGAATTCGTCCACTTTGATACGGCCTTTATCTACGACGATCCCTACATCTTCCAGTCCACAGTTCTCCACATTGGCTACTACACCTGCTGCGGAAAGCACTACGTCACAATCGATCGTTTCTTCTCCTTTTTTGGTTTTCACGGTCACTTTACAGCCTGATCCTTTGGTATCCACTGAAGTAACCTCCGTGCTGGTCATGATGTTCAAGCCAGCTTTTTTATACATTCTTTCCAGTGCTTTGGAAACTTCAGCATCCTCGTTTGGAACAATACGGTCCATAAACTCCACAACAGTCACTTCTGTGCCAATAGTGGCATAAAAATAGGCAAATTCCACTCCAATGGCCCCAGAACCTACCACGACCATTTTCTTGGGCTGTTTATCCAAGGTCATCGCCTTTCGGTAGCCAATGATCTTCTTGTCATCGATCTTGATGGCAGGAAGCTCTCTGGACCTAGCACCTGTGGCAATGATAATATTATCGGCGCTGTAAGTGGTTTTCTTACCGTCCTTATCTTCAACCTCCACCTTTTTGCCGGGCTTTACTTTGCCCCAGCCAAGGAGTTGTTCTATCTTATTTTTCTTGAAAAGAAACTGAATACCTTTGCTCATTCCATCGGCCACTCCCCTGCTTCGCTTCACCATTCCGCCAAAATCAGCTTTTGGGTCCTTTACGGTAATGCCGTAATCCTTCGCATGGTTGATATATTCAAAAACCTGCGCACTTTTCAACAAGGCTTTGGTGGGGATACATCCCCAGTTCAAACAAATACCGCCCAATTCAGCGGCTTCTACAACAGCAGTTTTCAGACCCAGCTGGGATGCGCGGATCGCCGCTACATATCCTCCCGGTCCACTACCTACTACAATTACATCAAATTTTGTTGAAGACATATGTGTATGTGTTTTTAAAATAGCTATTTTAACCTTCGCAAATTTAAACTATTTAAGCACAGAAAAAAATTTGGTTTCCATTATCCTGGCGTGAAACCGCTCAAATACGGCACGGTACGGGACAGTGGCACAGGCTGTCTAAAGCTCGAAGAGCGGATGAGAGAAGGCTAAGACCAAACGTTTCGTACTAAGGGGTGCAAAGGTTGTCGAGCCCCTAGGGTTTGTCTCGCGGACGGGTACGTTCACTAATGTTGGAAGCGAAAACAAAAGCCATTTGACCTTAGACTTCTGTCTCCCAATATTGACAAACCGCTGAAGTGGCCTTCCCTATTTCGCCCCGTTCCCCACTGATCACCGGATCCTGGATTTGTTTTTGGGAAATTATCCCTATTTTTGATCCTTCTAATCGAACTAACTATACAATTCAATATGGGATTATTAACAGGAAAAACCGCCCTCATAACCGGGGCATCTAAAGGTATCGGTAGAGCAATTGCGCTGAAGTATGCCCAAGAAGGTGCCAATGTAGCATTCACTTTTTTGTCCAGCGTGGAAAAAGGACAGGCCTTGGAAAAAGAACTTGCTGAATTTGGCATCAAGGCCAAAGGCTTCCGCTCGGATGCTTCGGACTTCAAGGCTGCCGAAGAATTGGTCAATGAGGTGGTCAAAGAATTTGGCGCTCTGGATATCCTGATCAATAACGCCGGTGTCACCCGAGACAATCTGCTGATGCGCATGAACGAAGAGGCCTGGGACGATGTCATAAACATCAACCTCAAATCCTGCTTTAACACTGTAAAAGCTGCCACCAGAACCTTGATGAAGCAAAAAGCAGGCTCCATCATCAATATCACCTCTGTGGTAGGGATCAAAGGAAACGCTGGCCAAGCCAATTATGCGGCTTCAAAAGCAGGCATCATCGGCTTCACCAAATCAGTAGCCCTGGAACTTGGCTCCAGAGGTATCCGAAGCAATGCGGTAGCACCAGGATTTATCGAAACGGAAATGACCGAAGTACTGGACGAAAAAACCGTTCAGGGCTGGAGAGATGCCATCCCCATGAAGCGAGGCGGCCAACCAGAAGAAGTGGCCAATGCCTGTGTCTTCCTGGGCTCGGATATGAGTTCCTACGTCTCCGGCCAAGTACTGCAAGTTGACGGCGCAATGTTGACCTAGTAATTGGGAGATTATAAAATTGAAAAATTAAAGGGTCCCTTGAATCTGTTCGAAACAGATTCAAGGGACTTTTGTTTTTATCGGAGCGACATATAATCCTTGATGGTTCTACAGCGTCCTTTCATCGGCGGATAGAAGCATTTTTTAGCTCAGTTTTTTTCAGGGGCTTTGCCCTCACATCAAAAACATAAAGCAACTTTCTTATTACTTCACACGTATATTAAAATGATATCACTTTAAAATCATAATAAAATGGAAAAAACAACTAAACCCATTTCCGGCTATTTGATGGTGTTGGCAGGATTGCTGCTTACTGTTGGCATCGCAGTATCCATCGGAGTTGGCAATGCCATACTCGCTGTTGTGATCAGTTTACTGTTCATCTTTGTGATTCCCGGATTTTTTATCGTCGAACCCAACAAAGCTGTGGTTTTGCTCCTGTTTGGTGCTTATAAAGGATCCGTGAAGTCCAATGGTTTCTTCTGGGTCAACCCTTTCATGAACAAACAAAGAATTTCCTTGCGTGTCCGGAACTTCGAAAACAAACCCATGAAAGTCAATGATAAAATCGGCAACCCTGTCATGATTGGCACCATTGTGGTCTGGAAAGTAGAGGACTCTTATAAAGCCTTTTTCGATGTGGATGATTATGAAAACTTCGTCCACCTTCAAGCAGATGCTGCCGTCAGAAAAATGGCCGGGTTATATCCTTATGACAATTTTGAAGACGAAGATGCTGAAGTGACCCTTCGCTCTGGGGTGGAAGACGTCAACCAATCGCTGGAGGAGGAAATCAGCGAGCGGCTGGAACACGCTGGCATCAAGGTGATCGAAGCCCGCATCAGTCACCTGGCCTACGCCTCGGAAATCGCCAGTGCGATGCTCCAAAGACAACAGGCTACGGCCATTGTCGCAGCGAGAAGGAGAATCGTGGACGGTGCCGTTGGCATGGTAGAAATGGCCTTGGAGGATTTAAAAATCAAGGAAATCATTGACTTTGATGAAGAGAAAAAGGCGGCTATGGTCAGTAACCTGATGGTGGTACTCTGCTCGGACAAAAGTGCCAGCCCTGTCCTCAATGTGGGAACCTTGCACCAATAATTGAACCGTAATATGCCAAACAAAAAAGCTTTTGCCCTTAGGATAGACGAAAAAATGATGAAGGCGGTGGAAAAATGGGCGGCCGATGAATTCAGGAGCACCAATGGACAATTGGAGTACCTGATCCATGATGCCTTAAAAAAAGCAGGCAGGCTTCCCAAATCCGATAAAAACAAAAAAGAGGCCGGATAACCCGGCCTCTTTTTCTATTCTTGCTCTTCTTCCAGTGAAGGGTTGTATAATAATTCTTCATTTTGGAAATCATACAGGGTCAGCTGCCGCAGCTCGTAATAAGCCTGCCAGTATTCCTGCAATGATTGGATATAACTCCTTCTGTTCGAGTCTTTTTCCTGCTGGGCGATATTAAGATTGGTAATATCCACCTTTCCACTCAGGTAGCGCTGCCTTGAAATCTCATACCGCTTGGCAGCCACCTCATCGGCCTTATCACTGATCATGATCCTGCTTCTGAGTTGCTGAAAATTCTTGACCCTGGTAAAAACCTCTTGTTCAAAATTAATCACTTCCTGATCGATCGTATAACTCACCAACTCCTGATTGGCCCTGGCAATTCCCATTCTGGCCTTGTTTCTGCCCCAGTCCAAAACCGGAACACTTACCCCTAAGCTTACAACAGCCTGTTGATCAGGATTCTCATATACACCTCCCCAAGTTGGGGCAGCATTATTATAACCATACCGGGCATTGAGACTCATGTTAAACCGCTGCCCTTTTGCCCGGGCCACTTCGGCTTCGGCTTCCAGTCGTTGGATCTGAAAGTTTACCGCATCCGAGCTGTTTTCGAATGCCAAGTTAATGGCCTTGTCCACATCCACTGCAAATTCAGGGATTTCATCCGGCAAAATCAGGTCAAACTGGGTGTTTTCATTCAGCCCAATATAAGACCTCAATGCAAGGGCGGAAGATTCCAATGAAAGCTGGGCGGAAGTCAGATCCTGATCGGCCTGGAGGACTTGCAATTCCACTTGGAGCAATTGGTCCTCCGTGGTGGTGCCAATATTGTAACGACCTTTCTCTATCTTATAAATTGCTTCTGTATTGGTCTTGTTCTGCATCGCAATATCATAGCCTACCTGGGCAACCAAATAATTAAAGAACAACTGTGTGGCCCTTTGACTGATTTGCTCCATTTCTTCTACATAACTCTTTTTACTCTCCTCATACCTCAACGGCTCGATTTTCTTATCCCATTTTAGCTGGTTAAAAGCAAAAATAGGCTGATAAAGCTGGATATTAACCGGTACTCCTTGCCACTGGGTCCTTTGATCGGGATTATCGGTCAAATAATTATCAAACCGTGTGGCTGAAGTATTGATCGAAACTTCCCCTCCGGTCAGTGCTATTGATTGCTCCAGTCCCAAGCCTACATCCACCGTACTTTGTTCGAGCGGTAAGTACTCAATGGAACCATCATTTTGCTCCACTCCTCGCACCTCCTGTGAATAACTTGGCAATGTCCCGTTTAACCTCAACTGTGGATTATAATTGGATTTATAAAACCGGTATTGCCAGTAATTATTCTGACGCTGAGTCTCGGCCCTCAGTGCGGCCGGAGATACTGACTTTGCCCTGGCAATAATATCCTGCAGGCTGTACTTGATTCGCTCTTGCCCATTTACCTGAAATGGAACACTTAGTAATAAACTGAAAATAAAAACGAAGAGTGTAATATACTTATTCATGTCTTAAAGAAGTTATCGGGTCCTGGCTCGCGGCTCTTTTGGCCGGAGCTATTCCAAAAATCAATCCCACAGTAGCGGCCACACTAAAGGAAACCAAAATAGAGGAAATGGTGATGATCGTCGGGAAGTCTCCAAATTGGGAGACCAGACTTGCCAAAACAATCCCCAAAATCACCCCAATGATCCCACCGGTCACACTGATCATCATGGCCTCAAAGAGAAATTGATGAATAATATCGGTTTTCTGGGCGCCGAGCGCTAGCCGAAGGCCTATTTCCTTGATACGCTCCATGACAGAGGCCAGCATGATGTTCATAATCCCAATGCCGCCTACGAGCAAAGAAATCCCAGCGATGGCTCCCAAAACAATGTTAAAGATGTTTTGGGTACGTTGCTGCTGCTTCAGGAGCAATTCGGGAATGGTAATCTCAAAATCAATGACATTATAGTGTTTTCGCTCCAATAGCCGGGAAAGCACATCGGCCGTAGGATTCAGCATACTGCTTTCTTTCACCTGTACCACCAGCTTATCAATTTGATGGTAATTGGTCTTTTTATTGGAGGTATTTTGCTGTACCTCACCATTAATGATGACCACTCCCTGTCTGCCCGACACCAAGCTTCCGGAAGTCACCATATCGCGGTTTTTATACCGCACCAGCATGGTTTGCATCGGGACGTACACATCCATATTAAAATCCCTGATCCCTAGCTTTGCAAGGCTTTTGTCAGAGACAATTCGCTCTTCCAGGATACCGATGACCCGCATCCACTGGTTCCCGCATTTGATGCGCTTTCCGATGGCATTTTCCTTGCTGAAAAACTTGGTCTGTACCCCTCGTCCAATAATGCACACCGGATCGCCATTAGTGAGGTTGTTCTCTGTAAACATACTGCCCTCTCGCAGTTTGAAATTGGTCACCTTAAAGTATTCGGGAGTAACGCCCACCAACTTAGCAGAGCGCCGGACGCCGCTTTTGACGATATGCGTATCCATAATCACCTCTGGGCTGATCCGCTGGATACCGGGAATCACTTCTTTAATGGCCTCTACGTCCAACATTCGCAAACCGGGGCTAAACTTGTTTTTCTCTGCCCCGGGGCCTGGGCCATCTTGCACCTCTTCTTCTACCTGCTCCACCACTGGTTCAATGATGATATTGTTAACACCTACGAGCTTTATCTGCTCCATGATTTCCTGTTGCGCACCGTTTCCGATGGCCATCATGGCAATCACCGCAGCCACCCCAAAGATAATCCCCAGCGCCGTCAGCAGGGACCGGAGCCTATTGGCCATCACTGCCTCCAATGCGCTATAAAAGTTAGACAAAAGTCTTGGTCCAAACATAGATCAAAGATTAAGAGTTTGAAGCTTTCTTTCCAGCCTTAGCCTCACCTGCTGCTGGCTTGCCCCCTGCTGGGCCTCCCGGGACAGGTTGTTTGGGCATTTCCTCCTGCACTGCCTCTTCCTCTTTCAGGTTTCGCTTGCCGTTGAGCTCTTCAAGCAACTTCACAGATTGGCTCTCTCCCCAATTTGGTATGGACAAGTACACCTTATCCCCTTCCTCCAAGCCGAGCTCTATGGTCGCTTCATCATAATTGGACATGCCAAGTTTTACTTCTTGCTTCACGCCATTGTTCAGATATACGTAATTGATACTGTCATTCTGGACATGCACGGCCTCTAAGGGCACATGAATAGCCTCTTCCAGCTCTTGGGCGATAATAGTATTACTGGTGGTCATTGCCGGGCGCATGACCGGATCACTTTCATTGACCAAAATCTCCACCTCAAACACCTTGGCATCAGAATTTGGACGTTGCTGGCCGACGTTCGCCACACGGGTCACCTTGCCGGTAAATTCCTTCTCCGGAAAGGCATCAAGCCCTATCTTTACGGCTTGCCCCACTTTTACCTTTCTGATTTCCACTTCATTTACATAGGTGATACTCTGCATTTCTGTCAAATCAGGCAGCGTGGCGACCACGGGGTTCCAGGCACTGATCTGGGATCCTTCGGCAATTTTATTTCCGTCCCAATTGGTCCGGTAAATGACCATTCCATCTTGGGGAGCTGTGATGGTAAATTCTTCCAGCAAGTCGTTCATGGCCTGAAATTCACGCTCTTCTTTGCGAAGTCTGGCCGATCTCTCCGCCATTTTGGCCAAGGCCTGGTTGAATTTGATTTTATAATTTTGTCTGGCTTGGTCCAGGTCACGTTCGGCTTTCTCCAAATCGTATTCATTTTGCTTGATCGTAGCCGGCGGTTCGTACTGGGATTGCTCCAGCACCAATTTCTTCTGCTCCACATTATACTCCAGATTCAGGATATTGTCCCGTTCCTGGCGGAGTGTTAATGCAGTATCCAATTTGGCTTGTTCGTATTGAGCTACTTCAGAATCCAGGTTGTTTTGTCCATCGCTGAGCTTACCAAAAAGTTCTGATTTATCCAATGAAGCGATAAAATCTCCTTTCTTCACCACGGTACCTTCATCCACCATTCGCTCAATGGTAATCTGGTTGACACGAAAATCCCGTGCCCTGGTTGGCCCCATGATCATCACCGACCTTAAGGCTTTAAGTTCGCCTGTCGTGGCTATTTCAACGGTAAATTTTCCTTTTTCGACCGGGACAATGATATCAGCACCATCCCCGGAGGCAGTGGGAGAAAAAATAAAGTACAGGACCAATATGGCCACCACACTTCCAACCGCTACAAATAATAAATTCTTTTTCATGACAGTTTCACTGTTAGGTATATTTATAGATTATTGTTTACAAAATTAAATTTTTAAAAACTAAGCTCCATCCCAACTAAATTCAAATATAGCCATTGACATAATAATTCAAACTAAAATCTTAATTAATAAATGTTAAATTTAAATGATATGTTTTGTTAAATTGTGCCAAAATTCTCTAAAACAGGCGTTCATGAAGTCTATCATCAGTTTTATCATAAGATATATACCTAGAAGTTTTCTGCAACACATCAGTCATGTTTTTTTAAGGGTATTGGCCATTTTCTACCGTGGTCATGATGTTAGCTGCCCTGTTTGTAAAAGGGAGTTCAGTAAGTTTTTACCTTATGGACGTAAGGCGCGTGAAAATGCACTATGTCCGAATTGCCTCGCATTGGAGCGGCACCGCCTTATGTGGTTATTCCTGGAGCAGCAAACCAATTTCTTTGAGGCAAGCCTCAAAGTCCTGCACATTGCACCTGAATTGTGCTTTATTGACCGCTTCGAGAAACTTCCCAATATTGAATACATTACCGGTGATATAGAATCTCCGCTCGCCAAAGTCAAAATGGATGTCCATAAAATCCCATTTGAGGACCAACACTTTGATGTAGTTTTCTGCAACCACGTCATGGAACACGTCGATGATGACCTATTGGCCTGTAAGGAAATCAACCGTGTCCTCAAGAAAGATGGCTGGGGAATCATCCAATCTCCCGTTTATGACATTCCCAAGACCCTTGAGGACGAAAGCATTACTTCACCTGCTGAACGTGAAAAGATGTTTGGGCAAAGGGACCATGTCCGAAAATACGGAAATGACTATTCCCGGCGACTCTCCCAATCAGGCCTCCAGGTTCACGAAGACCGTTTCGTACAGACATTGCCAAAAGAAACCCTAAAGGCCCACGCCCTTCCTCGAAACGAAATCATATTCTACTGTACCAAGGGTGCTGTTATTTCCTGAGTAGCCCATTGATCAACCCTGCCCCATAAGCAAACAGCTGCCCATAGGAGGTTAAGATTGCCAAGAGCCCTACCTTTAAGGAACGGCAACCAATAGTGGCGGACCACAAAACCCCCAAGGTCCAACTCCCATAAACGATTGCTCCTAAAAAAAACAAAGGTGTGTACACCAGCCTACTAAAGACCACTATCAAAAAGCCCAACAGAAATAAAGCCGGCATCAAATGGACTGCCTTAATAGCCCCTGGGTGGAAGCGGTTGACATTTACCCTGTTTTGGCCAAAAGAAAAACTTTGGCGCAGAAAGGAGACAAAATCATTCCTTCGCTTATGGTACACATAGGCCTCCTTGACCAACTCCAGGTTAAAACCATTCTTCTTTATCCGTATACTCAATTCAATATCCTCTCCTTGGTTAGGATCAATAAACCCTCCAATTGTTGCGTACACCTTGGTGGACAGTCCCATGTTATAGCCCCTCGCCTGGTATTTCTTGGGATCGGCCACTTTTCCCCTTATGCCCCCAGTGGTCCAAAAAGAAGTCATGCTAAAATTAATGGCTTTTTGAAAAGCAGAAAATCCTTCAGCAGCTTCATCAGGGCCGCCATGTGCATCCAGTTGCCGATTTCGGATGGCTTCCAATAAGCTTTCCAAATATGTCGCAGGAATCACACAGTCCGAATCAAAAAAAACAAAATAGTCTCCTTTAGCTTGGGACATTCCGAAATTCCGTGCAAACCCCTGACCTGCATTATCTTGGAAAAAGTAACGTACGGTCAGTTTATCTTCAAACTGCCTTACCGCCTTATCGCACTTATCGGACGAGCCATCCTCGATGATAATTACCTCAAATTTCTTGTAAACTTGGTCACACAGGCTTTGGAGCAATTCTAAAACTTCTGAAGGTCTGTTATAAACAGGGACGATGATCGAAAAAAACATCAGTGAGCGAAATTTAACTCCTCATCAATATTATAGTCTCCCTTTCTCGAGGAGGTAGAAATCATCATTTCGGCCAAAAAACCTGTCAAGAAAAGCTGTACGCCCACTACCAGCGCCACCAACGATAGGAAAAACAAAGGCTGATCGGTCACTTCCCTTACCTCAAGCCCATGCCGGATCCCTCTGATTTTCTCAAAGACCAACCAACAGGTAATCAAAAACCCACCAAAAAAGGAAATGGAGCCCAACGCTCCAAAGAAGTGCATGGGCTTTTTCCTGTACCTATTGACAAAAGATACCGAGATCAGATCAAGGAAACCATGAACAAACCTTTCTATCCCAAATTTGGTCGTACCATATTTTCTGGCCCGGTGCTCAACAGCTTTCTCTCCGATTTTATTAAAACCGTTCCATTTAGCAATGAGCGGGATATAGCGGTGCATTTCACCATAAAGATGAATTTGCTTGACCACTTTGTTCCTGTAGGCCTTTAGCCCACA from Echinicola soli encodes the following:
- the lpdA gene encoding dihydrolipoyl dehydrogenase, coding for MSSTKFDVIVVGSGPGGYVAAIRASQLGLKTAVVEAAELGGICLNWGCIPTKALLKSAQVFEYINHAKDYGITVKDPKADFGGMVKRSRGVADGMSKGIQFLFKKNKIEQLLGWGKVKPGKKVEVEDKDGKKTTYSADNIIIATGARSRELPAIKIDDKKIIGYRKAMTLDKQPKKMVVVGSGAIGVEFAYFYATIGTEVTVVEFMDRIVPNEDAEVSKALERMYKKAGLNIMTSTEVTSVDTKGSGCKVTVKTKKGEETIDCDVVLSAAGVVANVENCGLEDVGIVVDKGRIKVDEFYKTNMPGYYAIGDVIPGPALAHVASAEGIICVEKIAGHSPEPLDYNNIPGCTYCVPEIASVGYTEEKAKEAGYELKIGKFPFSASGKAKAAGASDGFVKLVFDAKYGELLGAHMIGANVTEMIAEIVAVRKLETTGHELIKTVHPHPTMSEAVMEAAAAAYDEVIHL
- the fabG gene encoding 3-oxoacyl-[acyl-carrier-protein] reductase, whose translation is MGLLTGKTALITGASKGIGRAIALKYAQEGANVAFTFLSSVEKGQALEKELAEFGIKAKGFRSDASDFKAAEELVNEVVKEFGALDILINNAGVTRDNLLMRMNEEAWDDVININLKSCFNTVKAATRTLMKQKAGSIINITSVVGIKGNAGQANYAASKAGIIGFTKSVALELGSRGIRSNAVAPGFIETEMTEVLDEKTVQGWRDAIPMKRGGQPEEVANACVFLGSDMSSYVSGQVLQVDGAMLT
- a CDS encoding SPFH domain-containing protein, translating into MEKTTKPISGYLMVLAGLLLTVGIAVSIGVGNAILAVVISLLFIFVIPGFFIVEPNKAVVLLLFGAYKGSVKSNGFFWVNPFMNKQRISLRVRNFENKPMKVNDKIGNPVMIGTIVVWKVEDSYKAFFDVDDYENFVHLQADAAVRKMAGLYPYDNFEDEDAEVTLRSGVEDVNQSLEEEISERLEHAGIKVIEARISHLAYASEIASAMLQRQQATAIVAARRRIVDGAVGMVEMALEDLKIKEIIDFDEEKKAAMVSNLMVVLCSDKSASPVLNVGTLHQ
- a CDS encoding Arc family DNA binding domain-containing protein, whose translation is MPNKKAFALRIDEKMMKAVEKWAADEFRSTNGQLEYLIHDALKKAGRLPKSDKNKKEAG
- a CDS encoding TolC family protein, with product MNKYITLFVFIFSLLLSVPFQVNGQERIKYSLQDIIARAKSVSPAALRAETQRQNNYWQYRFYKSNYNPQLRLNGTLPSYSQEVRGVEQNDGSIEYLPLEQSTVDVGLGLEQSIALTGGEVSINTSATRFDNYLTDNPDQRTQWQGVPVNIQLYQPIFAFNQLKWDKKIEPLRYEESKKSYVEEMEQISQRATQLFFNYLVAQVGYDIAMQNKTNTEAIYKIEKGRYNIGTTTEDQLLQVELQVLQADQDLTSAQLSLESSALALRSYIGLNENTQFDLILPDEIPEFAVDVDKAINLAFENSSDAVNFQIQRLEAEAEVARAKGQRFNMSLNARYGYNNAAPTWGGVYENPDQQAVVSLGVSVPVLDWGRNKARMGIARANQELVSYTIDQEVINFEQEVFTRVKNFQQLRSRIMISDKADEVAAKRYEISRQRYLSGKVDITNLNIAQQEKDSNRRSYIQSLQEYWQAYYELRQLTLYDFQNEELLYNPSLEEEQE
- a CDS encoding ABC transporter permease, whose protein sequence is MFGPRLLSNFYSALEAVMANRLRSLLTALGIIFGVAAVIAMMAIGNGAQQEIMEQIKLVGVNNIIIEPVVEQVEEEVQDGPGPGAEKNKFSPGLRMLDVEAIKEVIPGIQRISPEVIMDTHIVKSGVRRSAKLVGVTPEYFKVTNFKLREGSMFTENNLTNGDPVCIIGRGVQTKFFSKENAIGKRIKCGNQWMRVIGILEERIVSDKSLAKLGIRDFNMDVYVPMQTMLVRYKNRDMVTSGSLVSGRQGVVIINGEVQQNTSNKKTNYHQIDKLVVQVKESSMLNPTADVLSRLLERKHYNVIDFEITIPELLLKQQQRTQNIFNIVLGAIAGISLLVGGIGIMNIMLASVMERIKEIGLRLALGAQKTDIIHQFLFEAMMISVTGGIIGVILGIVLASLVSQFGDFPTIITISSILVSFSVAATVGLIFGIAPAKRAASQDPITSLRHE
- a CDS encoding efflux RND transporter periplasmic adaptor subunit encodes the protein MKKNLLFVAVGSVVAILVLYFIFSPTASGDGADIIVPVEKGKFTVEIATTGELKALRSVMIMGPTRARDFRVNQITIERMVDEGTVVKKGDFIASLDKSELFGKLSDGQNNLDSEVAQYEQAKLDTALTLRQERDNILNLEYNVEQKKLVLEQSQYEPPATIKQNEYDLEKAERDLDQARQNYKIKFNQALAKMAERSARLRKEEREFQAMNDLLEEFTITAPQDGMVIYRTNWDGNKIAEGSQISAWNPVVATLPDLTEMQSITYVNEVEIRKVKVGQAVKIGLDAFPEKEFTGKVTRVANVGQQRPNSDAKVFEVEILVNESDPVMRPAMTTSNTIIAQELEEAIHVPLEAVHVQNDSINYVYLNNGVKQEVKLGMSNYDEATIELGLEEGDKVYLSIPNWGESQSVKLLEELNGKRNLKEEEAVQEEMPKQPVPGGPAGGKPAAGEAKAGKKASNS
- a CDS encoding class I SAM-dependent methyltransferase, with product MKSIISFIIRYIPRSFLQHISHVFLRVLAIFYRGHDVSCPVCKREFSKFLPYGRKARENALCPNCLALERHRLMWLFLEQQTNFFEASLKVLHIAPELCFIDRFEKLPNIEYITGDIESPLAKVKMDVHKIPFEDQHFDVVFCNHVMEHVDDDLLACKEINRVLKKDGWGIIQSPVYDIPKTLEDESITSPAEREKMFGQRDHVRKYGNDYSRRLSQSGLQVHEDRFVQTLPKETLKAHALPRNEIIFYCTKGAVIS
- a CDS encoding glycosyltransferase, translated to MFFSIIVPVYNRPSEVLELLQSLCDQVYKKFEVIIIEDGSSDKCDKAVRQFEDKLTVRYFFQDNAGQGFARNFGMSQAKGDYFVFFDSDCVIPATYLESLLEAIRNRQLDAHGGPDEAAEGFSAFQKAINFSMTSFWTTGGIRGKVADPKKYQARGYNMGLSTKVYATIGGFIDPNQGEDIELSIRIKKNGFNLELVKEAYVYHKRRNDFVSFLRQSFSFGQNRVNVNRFHPGAIKAVHLMPALFLLGFLIVVFSRLVYTPLFFLGAIVYGSWTLGVLWSATIGCRSLKVGLLAILTSYGQLFAYGAGLINGLLRK
- a CDS encoding glycosyltransferase family 2 protein → MTQVSIIVPVYNEEESLPELTTWIGRVMNQHRFSYELIFINDGSSDKSWEVIECLAKQNGHIKAIGFSRNYGKSAALDIGFSRASGEVVITMDADLQDSPDEIPLLYDMIKEQGYDIVSGWKKKRHDPFTKTVPSKFFNGVTRLISGIKLHDFNCGLKAYRNKVVKQIHLYGEMHRYIPLIAKWNGFNKIGEKAVEHRARKYGTTKFGIERFVHGFLDLISVSFVNRYRKKPMHFFGALGSISFFGGFLITCWLVFEKIRGIRHGLEVREVTDQPLFFLSLVALVVGVQLFLTGFLAEMMISTSSRKGDYNIDEELNFAH